A single genomic interval of Juglans regia cultivar Chandler chromosome 1, Walnut 2.0, whole genome shotgun sequence harbors:
- the LOC108987971 gene encoding uncharacterized protein LOC108987971: MAGERRQHVAIDVVSLSSSLLNMMEGPNLNMPPRCCIFLTPKILRRHNEKAYAPDAFSIGPFHRTDQSLKATEKVKVKYLQALIRRSSSPNPEQKLDEIIKGIGEIEREARECYAPQAFLPNENEFVKILLLRHDLCLLENQIPWLVLERLFVMTSARLGVGGTFGLQPIPSARILEEGGIKFQRVKSSSILDIQLRNDHVLEIPPLLIQETTEVVFRNLISYEQCLPGCRPVITSYAILFNNLIKTAKDVNILIENGIIHNWLNLEDATQFFNKLYVDTYVKGYFYFQLSQEINLHCRNPWPKLRTFLVRNYLYTPMGISSQIAAVVLNLCGIIQAVCSIVKK, from the exons ATGGCAGGGGAAAGAAGGCAACATGTTGCAATAGATGTAGTGTCATTGTCATCTTCATTACTAAATATGATGGAGGGCCCCAATCTAAACATGCCTCCTAGATGCTGCATCTTCTTAACCCCAAAAATACTCAGAAGGCATAATGAAAAAGCTTATGCCCCCGATGCATTTTCAATTGGACCTTTTCACCGTACCGACCAGAGCCTAAAAGCCACAGAAAAAGTTAAAGTCAAGTATCTCCAAGCCCTCATTCGTAGATCATCATCTCCAAATCCAGAACAAAAGTTGGATGAGATAATAAAAGGCATTGGGGAGATTGAAAGGGAGGCTCGTGAGTGTTACGCCCCGCAAGCTTTCCTTCCCAATGAAAATGAGTTTGTGAAAATCTTG CTTCTACGCCATGACCTGTGTTTGCTGGAAAACCAAATACCTTGGCTGGTGCTTGAGCGCCTGTTCGTCATGACCAGCGCCA GACTAGGCGTAGGCGGCACTTTCGGGTTGCAGCCAATTCCTTCTGCAAGGATTCTGGAAGAGGGTGGAATCAAGTTCCAGAGAGTAAAATCTAGTTCCATCCTGGACATCCAATTACGCAATGATCATGTACTAGAAATCCCACCATTATTGATTCAGGAAACCACAGAAGTTGTGTTTCGAAACCTAATCAGTTACGAACAGTGTCTACCAGGTTGCAGACCCGTGATCACTTCTTACGCCATACTCTTCAACAACCTCATTAAAACTGCCAAGGATGTTAATATACTCATAGAGAATGGGATTATACATAACTGGTTGAATCTGGAGGATGCAACTCAATTCTTCAACAAGCTTTACGTGGATACCTATGTCAAAGGGTACTTCTATTTCCAACTATCCCAGGAGATCAACTTACATTGCCGCAACCCTTGGCCCAAATTACGCACTTTTTTGGTGCGCAATTATTTGTACACCCCAATGGGTATCAGTTCTCAAATTGCTGCAGTTGTCCTCAATCTTTGCGGCATCATACAGGCTGTGTGTTCCATCGTCAAGAAGTGA
- the LOC108988178 gene encoding UPF0481 protein At3g47200-like produces MSQLHVGIDVGSLTSSLLGKMSQSPSMSSRCCIFKTPQILKRHNEKAYIPDAFSIGPFHHAKASLKDAEEVKLKYLQALINRSPNPTQKLGEMIKYIAEVEGEARGCYAPPIGHTSNEFVEILVLDGCFIIELFRRHTNKGLRDTDDPVFTMSFMLQLLYHDLCLLENQMPWFVLERLFHMTSLHPANISLVQLALKFFDCIFQSIPLSSKKSLEHLNLHESKHILDLLRNSLIFTTTRSEGETFGWQPLPSARILEEAGITFTRVKSSNILDIKFHNGVLEIPPLLIQETTETVFRNLICFEQCQPDCRPVITSYAILFDNLINTAKDVNILLEKGIIDNWLNLEDATRFFNKLYLDTYVKEYYFLEFNKQINSYCNGYWPRLRAYLVRNYILSPMGIVSQVAAFILNSCTVVQTFFKK; encoded by the coding sequence ATGTCTCAATTACATGTTGGAATCGATGTTGGGTCATTGACATCTTCATTACTAGGTAAGATGTCCCAAAGTCCAAGCATGTCTTCTCGGTGCTGCATCTTCAAAACCCCCCAAATACTCAAAAGGCATAATGAGAAAGCTTACATCCCGGATGCATTTTCAATTGGACCCTTCCATCATGCCAAAGCAAGCCTGAAAGACGCGGAAGAAGTTAAACTCAAGTATCTTCAAGCCCTTATTAATAGATCTCCAAATCCGACTCAAAAGCTAGGtgagatgataaaatacatTGCAGAGGTTGAAGGGGAGGCTCGTGGTTGTTATGCCCCACCAATTGGCCATACCAGTAATGAATTTGTGGAGATCTTGGTACTCGATGGTTGCTTCATAATTGAGTTGTTCCGAAGACACACAAACAAGGGGCTTAGAGATACGGACGACCCTGTATTCACCATGTCTTTTATGCTCCAACTTCTTTACCATGACTTGTGTTTGCTGGAAAACCAAATGCCTTGGTTTGTGCTTGAGCGCCTCTTCCACATGACCAGCCTGCATCCTGCAAACATTTCCCTGGTTCAACTTGCCCTTAAATTCTTCGATTGCATATTCCAATCAATACCATTATCCTCGAAAAAGAGTCTGGAGCACCTGAACCTCCATGAAAGCAAGCATATCCTTGACCTACTAAGGAATTCACTGATTTTCACAACTACAAGAAGTGAGGGTGAAACTTTTGGGTGGCAACCACTTCCTTCTGCAAGGATTTTGGAAGAGGCCGGAATCACGTTCACGAGAGTAAAGTCAAGTAACATCCTGGACATCAAATTTCACAATGGTGTGCTAGAAATCCCACCTCTATTGATTCAGGAAACCACAGAAACTGTCTTTCGAAACCTTATATGTTTCGAACAGTGTCAACCAGATTGCAGACCCGTGATCACTTCTTACGCTATACTCTTTGACAACCTCATTAACACTGCCAAGGATGTTAATATACTCTTAGAGAAAGGGATTATAGATAACTGGTTGAATCTGGAGGATGCAACTCGATTCTTCAACAAGCTTTACCTGGATACCTATGTCAAAGAGTACTATTTTTTGGAGTTTAACAAGCAAATAAACAGCTACTGCAACGGCTACTGGCCCAGACTGCGCGCATACTTAGTGCGGAATTATATATTATCCCCAATGGGTATTGTTTCTCAAGTTGCTGCCTTTATTCTCAATAGTTGTACCGTCGTACAAACCTTCTTCAAGAAGTAG
- the LOC108988218 gene encoding eukaryotic translation initiation factor 3 subunit M-like, which produces MTTVVPTSEEDPALAVVRFTSELAWADASPEVAEPQVTRLCIEAQENMVTNKWLELASLMLASADLIFSKVSEKDLECIYTVICNLVTKSESSDEEIEMAKVISGKIIQQPNDKPALRLKILFNLYNLLENPHGQFHVYMKALTLAFNGKVTEHIVPSFKKMDSFLQEWNIGISDQRELFLTISNVLKEHKSLSKDSFKFLVKYLATFSGEDAYTMSEAKEEAVRAIVEFVKAPDMFQCDLLDMPAVGQLEKDAKYALVYQLLKIFLTQRLDAYLEFHAANSTLLKSCGLVHEDCITKMRLMSLVDLASDDSGQIPYAVIRDTLGVNDDEVELWVVKAITVKLIDCKMDQMNQVVIVSRCTERVFGQHQWETLGTKLATWRGNIANVISTIQANRITEDGSQAMQGLMIR; this is translated from the exons ATGACGACTGTGGTCCCAACCTCCGAAGAAGATCCGGCGCTCGCCGTTGTCCGATTCACTTCCGAGCTCGCCTGGGCGGACGCCAGCCCTGAG GTTGCCGAGCCGCAAGTTACCAGACTTTGCATTGAAGCCCAAGAAAATATGGTAACGAACAAATGGTTGGAGTTGGCTTCACTGATGCTCGCCTCTGCTGACTTGATATTCTCAAAGGTGTCTGAGAAAG ATCTTGAGTGCATCTACACTGTTATCTGCAACCTTGTTACGAAGTCTGAAAGTTCAGATGAAGAGATTGAGATGGCGAAAGTTATATCTGGGAAGATTATTCAACAGCCAAATGATAAACCTGCATTGCGGTTAAAGAT CTTGTTCAATCTGTACAACCTACTGGAGAATCCTCACGGTCAGTTCCATGTCTACATGAAGGCCCTAACTTTGGCATTCAATGGGAAAGTCACTGAACACATCGTTCCTTCATTCAAAAAGATGGATAGCTTCCTCCAAGAGTGGAATATCGGGATATCAGATCAGCGAGAGCTCTTTCTTACCATCTCTAATGTTTTGAAAGAACATAAAAG CTTGTCAAAGGACTCTTTCAAATTCCTGGTAAAATACTTGGCAACATTTTCTGGTGAAGATGCATATACAATGAGTGAAGCCAAGGAGGAAGCTGTACGTGCAATTGTGGAGTTTGTGAAGGCTCCTGACATGTTTCAG TGTGACTTGCTAGATATGCCTGCTGTAGGGCAGTTGGAGAAGGATGCTAAATATGCACTGGTATATCagcttctcaaaatttttctgaCTCAGAGGCTTGACGCCTACTTGGAGTTTCATGCTGCAAATTCTACTTTGCTTAAAAGCTGTG GTCTTGTCCATGAAGATTGTATCACAAAGATGCGGTTGATGTCACTGGTGGATCTTGCCTCTGATGACTCTGGCCAGATTCCTTATGCTGTTATCAGAGATACACTCGGA GTCAATGATGACGAGGTGGAATTGTGGGTGGTGAAGGCAATAACAGTCAAGTTAATTGACTGTAAAATGGACCAGATGAATCAAGTTGTGATTGTGAG CCGCTGTACTGAGCGTGTGTTTGGGCAGCATCAGTGGGAAACACTTGGAACAAAGCTTGCTACATGGCGG GGTAACATTGCAAATGTTATCAGCACCATTCAAGCTAACAGGATCACTGAAGATGGCTCACAGGCAATGCAAGGCTTGATGATTCGTTAA